A genomic window from Triticum urartu cultivar G1812 chromosome 7, Tu2.1, whole genome shotgun sequence includes:
- the LOC125521697 gene encoding GDSL esterase/lipase At5g45910-like, with protein MEHRGLLLVLVAAACLSGGAHARHAKKSYGAVFSFGDSLSDAGNLIVDGIPKSLTTARSPYGMTFFGRPTGRCSNGRVVVDFLAEHFGLPLPPASQAHGKDFKKGANFAITGATALEYSFFKAHGIDQRIWNTGSINTQIGWLQKMKPSLCKSEKECRDYFSKSLFVVGEFGGNDYNAPLFSGVAFSEVKTYVPLVAKAIANGVEKLIELGATDLLVPGILPIGCFPLYLTLYNSSKKSDYNARTGCLRRYNRLAFHHNRELKQQLDALQKKYPKTKIMYGDYFKAAMQFVVSPGKFGFSTALQACCGAGGTGAYNFNLKKKCGEAGASVCSNPSAYVSWDGIHMTEAAYRMVANGWLNGPYASPPIMK; from the exons ATGGAGCATCGGGGCCTGCTTCTCGTCCTCGTCGCGGCGGCGTGCCTCTCGGGCGGCGCCCACGCCAGGCACGCCAAGAAGTCGTACGGGGCCGTCTTCAGCTTCGGGGATTCGCTCTCCGACGCCGGCAACCTCATCGTCGACGGCATCCCCAAGTCGCTCACCACCGCGCGGTCGCCCTACGGCATGACCTTCTTCGGCCGCCCCACCGGCCGCTGCTCCAACGGCCGCGTCGTCGTCGACTTCCTCG CCGAGCACTTCGGGCTGCCCCTGCCGCCGGCGTCGCAGGCGCATGGCAAGGACTTCAAGAAGGGGGCCAACTTCGCCATCACGGGCGCCACGGCGCTGGAGTACTCCTTCTTCAAGGCCCACGGCATCGACCAGCGCATCTGGAACACCGGCTCCATCAACACCCAGATCGGCTGGCTCCAGAAGATGAAGCCGTCGCTCTGCAAATCGGAGAAAG AGTGCAGGGACTACTTCAGCAAGTCCCTGTTCGTGGTGGGAGAGTTCGGGGGGAACGACTACAACGCTCCTCTCTTCTCCGGCGTCGCCTTCTCCGAGGTGAAGACCTACGTGCCGCTGGTCGCCAAGGCCATCGCCAACGGCGTCGAG AAATTGATCGAGCTTGGCGCGACGGACCTGTTGGTGCCTGGAATTCTTCCGATCGGGTGCTTCCCGTTGTACCTGACTCTCTACAACAGCAGCAAGAAGTCCGACTACAACGCGCGCACGGGGTGCCTCCGGAGATACAACCGTCTGGCCTTCCACCACAACAGGGAGCTCAAGCAGCAGCTCGACGCGCTTCAGAAGAAGTACCCGAAGACCAAAATCATGTACGGCGACTACTTCAAAGCCGCAATGCAGTTCGTCGTGAGCCCTGGAAAATTCG GCTTCAGCACGGCATTGCAGGCGTGCTGCGGCGCCGGAGGGACGGGCGCCTACAACTTCAACCTGAAGAAGAAGTGCGGCGAGGCGGGCGCGAGCGTGTGCTCCAACCCGTCGGCGTACGTGAGCTGGGACGGCATCCACATGACCGAGGCCGCCTACCGCATGGTGGCCAACGGCTGGCTCAACGGCCCCTACGCCTCTCCCCCGATCATGAAGTGA